Genomic DNA from Oryza sativa Japonica Group chromosome 5, ASM3414082v1:
ggcttTTGATGCAAAGTAAGTAATTACTTTTATTTCACTTAATCAGAGACTGTATgatgatgaatgatgaatctgattttgtttcaaaatgagttgaaatgaattttctatgtattttataagtttgtacatgttttatgtataacctatcttagataaattttagagacaTTATTTGTACAGTGAGTGTCAAGTTTTATATTCCTGGAATAAAGTTCATAACATCAAGAATCTACAGCAACTGGAATCACttcaaaatgagctatatttgattttatatagattttacaacTTTGTGCATTTTTCTGCTAAACATATAATTGTTTGGGCATTTTCCTAATTTTTCTTCAGATTTTAAAGGATGGGTCCACATGGCTGTGAGGGACCAATATGCACAAAGGCCCTTGAGGTTTCTAGgaatcaacccgcagtcctaggcccatatgtcagtgtgtTTCTACAATTGTAAACGGATCCCtgcacttaatctaattcacggAAGTCATCCCTCTGCTCTAGACATAGCAGAgctagccatggctgagctcgatctggagctcgccggcggcaaacggtggctcgtttgaggttgaggtcaaaagataaaatgaagaGCAAGCTCTcgcgattccattcctctagttttcttggttagaggacatcggagtagcgccgatggcgagtgtgagcggcggtgGTTTTGGGGTGAAAGTGCATGTGCGCATGGAAGTCGATTACGAACGaaaaggatgcatgcatgcggTCTTCTAGACTTCAGGATGCTCACCGTGGGTCGAGCTAGGGTTGTCGAGGTCTTGGCGGCAGCGGTGACTTGTGgaacggctcggcgacggcgctcctccTCGGGTGAACGACGACGGCTCGAACGGGACAATGAGCTGCTTCAAGCAAGCATGCACGAGGGTTGTGAGGTCAAGGAGATGGTGTATGCGCAAGGAATCGAACAATGGCTCACCGAGGCAGCGGTaatcgacgatgacggcggaggcgatCCTAGATTGGCGCCGGTGAAGAAAAGGATGTGTTCTCCGTGTTCTTGATGTTTTCGGCTGGGGTTCTTGAGGTGTTTTGAAGAGGAGGTTGAGGCGATGACAATGGCGCAGCGGCTTTCTCTGAGGTGGATGAGAATggccggacgacgacgatggttgaagcggcggcgcacCGGTGCGTGCTCCAGGGCGTTGTCGACGTGGCTTGCGTTCCCGGCGATGCACTGCACGAGAGGGGTTTAGGTCAAAAGAGGAAATGCTCGGCATTGTGTGGAGAGATGGGAACGCGAAAGAGATGGAGGTGACCTTGACTCAAACGGAGATGGCGAAGGTCGTCGTCACtacgaccggcggcgaggttgaggATGACGGAGAGGCAGAGaacctctccctcggcttcttcAGCTCCAAAGTGATGTGTGGAGTTGGGCGACTCGGtctggaggagatggaggcatgaCTCAGTGACTTGAAGGCGTCGACACGTCGTCACCACGCGTCGACGCGTCCAGGACTCGGTCGGctctcgatctctccctctctgtgtTTCTTGGTCGGCTGAGGATGAGGGACAGAGGAAGGGCGAGCTGGAGAGGCTGCCAGGTGGGACCAAGTCGTGGCAAACTAGGCTAGGGTGAGAGGGTTGGGTAAGATTCTGGGTAAACTTgatttttagattaattttcggAATTCTTTTCTCCTCTAACTTTGTAGCTTCATAACTTAATGTGTAGACCAGAAGAATTAGTGTAGATTTTACCGGTGGTAGATGATTACACCTAGatacctagattccattttctttggttgcactcaaaaataatgggtggactgctcacagaaattaaacaaagatgggctattagaaagctagattgaatttttaggaggcttaaacagaggaggaaaaatctagaaaaattacatttattcatgataactaatctagtatttgaataaattatttcccatgttcacttatgtgcagttaaatgtacttttggatgaaatatggttttagccgattaaatttaatttgatttcttttagttGTCTGCTTCAACCGATTAATTTGAGATATCAACTTGAGTGTTAACACGTTACCAAATTACGGAGGATAAGTTTGTGCTAATCATTGtccacataaatttttctatgattttatcttgcacaaaatattttagagaattAGGATGACCTTTGTTTGTATATGTGTTCCCACTTCATAATTGcatctaatattattatagggATTACATTAAACTTCTTTTAGACTGAGAAGATGATATTTGAGTTTAATATTAAGTCCACATGTTATCACTCAAGATTAACTATAGGTTTGTTTAGTGAAGTAATTCTTTTAGATTATGCTCATGGGATCTATTATGGAATGCAAGACCAAAACTCCAAATGCACAAAGAACTCGAGCCTAGGCATGCATTATGTACATGTATGCTTAATGACATTTCTAGTCTAATGTTGGGAATGAAaagattttattttgttctcaaattttaatcatgcaatgGTTTAAGTTGATCATCACCTAAATTAAAACGGAAATTTTTGGCTCTCGAAATTTGGAGAAGTTAACCTCTAACTATTTTGACAAGAAATTTTAAGTCCTAAAATTTCGGGTATGTTACAGTCTATCCCCCTTAAAataaatctcgtccccgagatttgGGTAGGGTTGGCTTAAGTTATGACTATCTCCAGAGGATTGACATTGACAGCAGATAATAATTTCTTTTAAGTTGTATGACAGACTTGCTACCATAAAACATTTGGAAACTTTTATTTCGCGGGTGAGTGGCAAGTTCTACTCAGTTGTGGGTTTATGGAAGCTTAGATAGTTAGTTAAATTGACACTAGAGAAGTTAGTTCCAACAAGATAAATGTTGGTTCATATTAACAGGAGCTTATAACCAGATTTCTAACTTAGATGAACTTATGTTTACAGATTTTCCAAAGTTCTGGACAGCAAGCACAGAGGTTACTAAATTAAGGACAAACGAGTTCTTAGTTACTATTACATCCATCCAACAAGTTCTTACATAAATGGAGTACATGGCAGCCATATTACATATATTACATACCATGATTTTCTTCCAAAATGGGCCACCATATACCTAGCGTATTCCTTAAGCTTGTCCTTAAGTCATACTACCGTGGCAGTAGAGGTTAGATAGGACTATTGCTTAGTCTCTCATCCTCAGCTTGAAGACTCGACCATACCATTGAACATACTCTGGCGGTCCATACGGTCCAGTGGTTCCAAGTGGAGGATAAGCAGTCCTGACATCGACGCGCGAAGGTGGGCTTCTTTCAAAATACATTCCAACAGGTGGTGGTATATCTTCTGCTGGTGCAAGCATGGCATCCTCACCAAACATGAACTCCGATGTATAATGTCCCTGGCGATACCTTGGCATAATGCTTCTTTCTAAAGTGGCTACCCTGGTGCGGACGCGTTGCAGCTCAGCAAAGGTTGAGCGATAAAGCATATCTAGTGAGCGCACAAAGTTTGCAAGTTGGAGGTATGGGGTATGTAGTCCTACACCTATTTCAGCTAACCCTGGGTAGGTAGTGTGTTGAGCTCCCTCAGTTAAGGATGGAACGTAGCAGTAAAATTCTTCTATCTCAGGTAGCTCATAGCGAAGGCGGATGATAGCAACATAAGCACAGTTTTGCAAAGCGGACTTAATATCCCACCCATAACCAGTATATTGAAGGTCTTTCTCTAGTGGAGTTCTACCCCGAATGCTTACACGAACCATGACTGCGGTTTGGGATGTTCCAATAGGTTTCTTGAGGATATGATACTCAGGTGGATAGGTGAATCGGGCGTACTGAAGCATAAGCCATAGCACATGCTAAGTTGAGTTCCAGGTGAACCCACGGCAATAGCAGTACAGTGTGTACATGGTAGGCATCTATAAGAATAAAATTTTGAACAGGGATTAGccaaaaacttctaaaattaaaCACTTGCAAATTAAAGGTTTTCCTTACTGTTATTATTAAGGTCGACACACATTTTTTTAACAACCTATGGTTATATAGACCTCTAATCATTAATTCTGGTCATATTAACGGTACAGGGCTTACTAGAATGGGATTTCTATTTTAGGTCTAAGAAGAATTATGCAAGGTTAAAAATTTTATCTTTGGTTTTGATACAAATATGGCTTACTATCCCccttaaattaaaataattttttttttgcactaggtttttttttttaacaaatttcaGAAGGTAGGAGCTAATCTGACATGAGTGCTAGGTGCTGGAATTCATCACTTTACTGTCTTAATCAAATTTTTAGGTCTAGCTCTAAAGAtacaaaaattttgacaaaaatcaGAGAGATAGACGGGTTAGATTAGGAACTACCCTAAAGGAATCATGACTTTATCATTTGTAGTTTAGGCTACACAAATTTGTGAAACTGACAACCTACAGATTTCAGGACAGAACTATACAGTATTATATGAATTTTTATGCCATGATGCAATGACTCAAAAATTCAACCAAAATTCGTGGAGCCTACAGGTTATGTATGAAAACTACTGTAAAAAGATGCATATTTAATCAATTATGGTTTGGGCTACATGAAAAGATGAATGCAGCTACTACCAATTTCCAGAATATGATTATGCTAACTATCTAGATTGTTTCACTATGATGCAGGGGTCTAAAAATTATGCCAAAATTCATGAAGCTTACTGGGTTAGTCTACATGATGCATGTAAAAATTCTCATGTTTATCACCTACAGTTTAGTCTAGACAAAATTAACAAGCAGACTGACTCAAGATTCCAGAAAAAGAACAACCGGCACAAAATGAAACTTTAATCAAGTTTTAGGTTGTATAAATTTTATCACCATTTTAGTCATATTATGTTAGGGTGGTCCAGAAGCTAGATGAATTTTGGGTGGTCCATCTAAGCAAACAATCTAAAGGGTTAAGCACAGCAAATTCTATTCTATACCCATCTACACGCTTTAGGTCATACCGgtaaaattttgaaatatcGGGAGAGGAAAGTACAAAATCCCACCAAATTCATTTTGGTTCAGAGACAACATAGGGAGATGGAATTCCAATATTGTCTAGCAAGTTTTAAGTTTTATCGACTCATTTTCAAAACCCATTTACTAGGGGCTATGTTTAACCCGATATTTTAGAAATCCGTGCTAATACATAGGAGTAGTTTGCAAATGGATTTCAAAACTTTTCAAAACACTATGTTACTGTTTTGCTGTGATTATTAAgtgatttcaaataaaattcaacAAGAGTAGTATTTCCAAAATGTTTCGGTCCTATAGAGCAAGATAAGAgttttaaaaatcaaaacatgAGACATAAAGTAAAATAATCTCTAAAGAGGGATGAGATATAAGAttgaacatgatttttgcaaatAATTTGTAACTGAGAGCATAGCactcaaaataatttttaagaAACAATTCTAAGCAACCAACTTAAGGGGCTCCTATAGTCGGTatttgctctgataccatgctgtcgtaggctctccggaccttccattatattcgagagatgaagtgaataattcaaatcatcaaacaagcataatgaaacatccgacacctcgagagaggaatattggagacattgctgggcccttagcctgccagtcaacttcagcctgagatgtgcccgtcaaaccactcgaaggcggcgaccagatgtgttacacattcaggagacttgacaaaaatggctaaagatctacaacctctcaaatattcctaactcatactcatgtgaatctagttcccaggatgtgcactagattcacactttcatcttaagcatgattacacatagcaaacacaactaagatgaaagaaacttaagacttacaacaacttaataattacataggccgaccggccaaatagacttattagagaacagcggaagcttgactacccaatcacaagcacaccgactaggggtttaccccattaagttctcatcctagaagaagcaatcgaaacccgcatcactcaaagactaagactaaacctgcaaacaaaaggttatatcaaacagcaagagtcagtacattaaacaagttaatgtactggcaagtaCAAGTCAATCCTACTATACTACATGTAAAgcatatattcaaaggaaggcaatatgtagttcattttcagcataaagcaagttttgtttcaCAATTCTTTTGTAAAAGAGTTGATGCTTCAATTAACAAAGACAAGTTTTAAGTTTTCATTATTAACTTCTTCATAATTCCATCATAAACAATCTCTTATTACCGTACTTAACAATAAGTCATAATGTATCACCACATacacaactcaacacatttatcaatttcaaaccaatgtcacaagatcacatttttaaaacatagtctatactcatggcacatcaccaaagcgctcatgaccgtgagcacggctaatcgattagtttaaagaactctgcagagtttgtacagctttacccacatgatatgaactctctagtttgttttgagtttgcaagactccatcacactcttcatgttgaatgtgatctagaggtcataacgaagcctttacactacttagaatctagccttgcaccagcacgatacgtgttcctccatcctaggcatacttggaaatatgtctagaaccgttaagtggcgggcccacgccttaaacttaacgccgtggtggcggacacaacgggaacccaccacgtggcacaataccgttgtattggacagacttagtcacctaaactaccatgTCGGGGCaaataggaagttcctctgaatcatcgactaattcctcagaattatcgactaactcatacacaccggcctaccagaatgcaaggctagtcctaaatagattaatcagcttaggccatcccatactagcacatgtggatgtacggataactttaaatgggtgacacaagttcggtccttatggacttgggcaaacacttcccctatcggtatgcaactaacaCTATATGCACACCACTTGCTGCCCAAGTgtaaaatcacattttacacattttagttcgcaaatacccatcatattcattttattccagcAAAGGTTCAAGTATCAAAACcacattttaattatagatggaatgagcatttgcatatttctaagcatggctaagcaagtaattgcacatagagcatatataaacccatttgagcacaaagagtgtactctaaccatttctaggggtttaaacagcaagaggatcaattattcaaggtggaatatgcagcaaataggtcataactaccttaacccaatttcaaataccaatatagtctaagttcacatgcaactttgcaaacaaatattttcattcctcaaatcatgggattcaatgtgttcaaaggatgggaggagaaaacttgccttgatcagagaattgttagcacctaatccacttcttcaccgattatgcaattatctagataaaggacacgatatgcaattaaacaccgaaagagctgaaaatccaaaatgctctaaaatgcatgatttatgcaCAGTGGGTTGGTACTgatctaaaatgaatttaggtgaaagaatttttattttatcttattccattagggagttatgaatttttagaagttttatcggtttatagtagtatagtcttaggtagtgttatgaaatacttttgtaaagtgatttttactagattagacttcacaggggtgtggagatgtgttttctaagactaacacatttggtttcacaatttttggatTTATAATGAATTCTTTAtgcattttacaagttataacgtGTTATTGGTGTATAGTGTTTTATATGTTCATGACTTTTGAGTTATAGGTTCAGAACATGCTACTTCCTGTATAAgttgaataaaaggaataatttggttatctaaaacatttttagttcacatgtttatggtctttactagtatggttcatattttataaactagagatgctctaatctaaactagcaatatattatattaacctagaaattgttatatgagctaagttcttctaagttttagtggatgaggatggaactatggcttcactggtcaatcaagtttttatttaggtttaattagacctaaagtgtatatatatacttatacatgtttatgtattacttaaacaacactatgtgtttaaattcttatttcactaagttaaggtTTTGATCAATGTTCTCTACAGAAGgtgccaaattttattttactatgttgaagctaactatttgctggttctatagaaactttgttcatttcatttggactaaaaatgaattttctacaagttttacaaattaaaggctgctctatgttagtaaatccttatatgaatatttagagACTTTTACTACACAGCAAGTATATAATATTATTTCATAACTTGGAAATACATGTGTTAGTGATCCTACATAACTTAAGTTTATTCAAATTGAAGCTAAATTGGGTTCTACatgaatttctaaagtttagcttatctaaaactagtcattttaaagataatagttttagaggcttTTGATGCAAAGTAAGTAATTACTTTTATTTCACTTAATCAGAGACTGTATgatgatgaatgatgaatctgattttgtttcaaaatgagttgaaatgaattttctatgtattttataagtttgtacatgttttatgtataacctatcttagataaattttagagacaTTATTTGTACAGTGAGTGTCAAGTTTTATATTCCTGGAATAAAGTTCATAACTTCAAGAATCTACAGCAACTGGAATCACttcaaaatgagctatatttgattttatatagattttacaacTTTGTGCATTTTTCTGCTAAACATATAATTGTTTGGGCATTTTCCTAATTTTTCTTCAGATTTTAAAGGATGGGTCCACATGGCTGTGAGGGACCAATATGCACAAAGGCCCTTGAGGTTTCTAGgaatcaacccgcagtcctaggcccatatgtcagtgtgtTTCTACAATTGTAAACGGATCCCTGCGCTTAATCTAATTCACAGAAGTCATCCCTCTGCTCTAGACATAGCAGAgctagccatggctgagctcgatctggagctcgccggcggcaaacggtggctcgtttgaggttgaggtcaaaagataaaatgaagaGCAAGCTCTcgcgattccattcctctagttttcttggttagaggacatcggagtagcgccgatggcgagtgtgagcggcggtgGTTTTGGGGTGAAAGTGCATGTGCGCATGGAAGTCGATTACGAACGaaaaggatgcatgcatgcggTCTTCTAGACTTCAGGATGCTCACCGTGGGTCGAGCTAGGGTTGTCGAGGTCTTGGCGGCAGCGGTGACTTGTGgaacggctcggcgacggcgctcctccTCGGGTGAACGACGACGGCTCGAACGGGACAATGAGCTGCTTCAAGCAAGCATGCACGAGGGTTGTGAGGTCAAGGAGATGGTGTATGCGCAAGGAATCGAACAATGGCTCACCGAGGCAGCGGTaatcgacgatgacggcggaggcgatCCTAGATTGGCGCCGGTGAAGAAAAGGATGTGTTCTCCGTGTTCTTGATGTTTTCGGCTGGGGTTCTTGAGGTGTTTTGAAGAGGAGGTTGAGGCGATGACAATGGCGCAGCGGCTTTCTCTGAGGTGGATGAGAATggccggacgacgacgatggttgaagcggcggcgcacCGGTGCGTGCTCCAGGGCGTTGTCGACGTGGCTTGCGTTCCCGGCGATGCACTGCACGAGAGGGGTTTAGGTCAAAAGAGGAAATGCTCGGCATTGTGTGGAGAGATGGGAACGCGAAAGAGATGGAGGTGACCTTGACTCAAACGGAGATGGCGAAGGTCGTCGTCACtacgaccggcggcgaggttgaggATGACGGAGAGGCAGAGaacctctccctcggcttcttcAGCTCCAAAGTGATGTGTGGAGTTGGGCGACTCGGtctggaggagatggaggcatgaCTCAGTGACTTGAAGGCGTCGACACGTCGTCACCACGCGTCGACGCGTCCAGGACTCGGTCGGctctcgatctctccctctctgtgtTTCTTGGTCGGCTGAGGATGAGGGACAGAGGAAGGGCGAGCTGGAGAGGCTGCCAGGTGGGACCAAGTCGTGGCAAACTAGGCTAGGGTGAGAGGGTTGGGTAAGATTCTGGGTAAACTTgatttttagattaattttcggAATTCTTTTCTCCTCTAACTTTGTAGCTTCATAACTTAATGTGTAGACCAGAAGAATTAGTGTAGATTTTACCGGTGGTAGATGATTacacctagattccattttctttggttgcactcaaaaataatgggtggactgctcacagaaattaaacaaagatgggctattagaaagctagattgaatttttaggaggcttaaacagaggaggaaaaatctagaaaaattacatttattcatgataactaatctagtatttgaataaattatttcccatgttcacttatgtgcagttaaatgtacttttggatgaaatatggttttagccgattaaatttaatttgatttcttttagttGTCTGCTTCAACCGATTAATTTGAGATATCAACTTGAGTGTTAACACGTTACCAAATTACGGAGGATAAGTTTGTGCTAATCATTGtccacataaatttttctatgattttatcttgcacaaaatattttagagaattAGGATGACCTTTGTTTGTATATGTGTTCCCACTTCATAATTGcatctaatattattatagggATTACATTAAACTTCTTTTAGACTGAGAAGATGATATTTGAGTTTAATATTAAGTCCACATGTTATCACTCAAGATTAACTATAGGTTTGTTTAGTGAAGTAATTCTTTTAGATTATGCTCATGGGATCTATTATGGAATGCAAGACCAAAACTCCAAATGCACAAAGAACTCGAGCCTAGGCATGCATTATGTACATGTATGCTTAATGACATTTCTAGTCTAATGTTGGGAATGAAaagattttattttgttctcaaattttaatcatgcaatgGTTTAAGTTGATCATCACCTAAATTAAAACGGAAATTTTTGGCTCTCGAAATTTGGAGAAGTTAACCTCTAACTATTTTGACAAGAAATTTTAAGTCCTAAAATTTCGGGTATGTTACAGTCTATCCCCCTTAAAataaatctcgtccccgagatttgGGTAGGGTTGGCTTAAGTTATGACTATCTCCAGAGGATTGACATTGACAGCAGATAATAATTTCTTTTAAGTTGTATGACAGACTTGCTACCATAAAACATTTGGAAACTTTTATTTCGCGGGTGAGTGGCAAGTTCTACTCAGTTGTGGGTTTATGGAAGCTTAGATAGTTAGTTAAATTGACACTAGAGAAGTTAGTTCCAACAAGATAAATGTTGGTTCATATTA
This window encodes:
- the LOC107281151 gene encoding uncharacterized protein produces the protein MVRVSRCNHLPPVKSTLILLVYTLSYEATKLEEKRIPKINLKIKFTQNLTQPSHPSLVCHDLVPPGSLSSSPFLCPSSSADQETQRGRDREPTESWTRRRVVTTCRRLQVTESCLHLLQTESPNSTHHFGAEEAEGEVLCLSVILNLAAGRSDDDLRHLRLSQVHRRERKPRRQRPGARTGAPPLQPSSSSGHSHPPQRKPLRHCHRLNLLFKTPQEPQPKTSRTRRTHPFLHRRQSRIASAVIVDYRCLGEPLFDSLRIHHLLDLTTLVHACLKQLIVPFEPSSFTRGGAPSPSRSTSHRCRQDLDNPSSTHDNCIIGEEVD
- the LOC112939045 gene encoding uncharacterized protein, which produces MESRCNHLPPVKSTLILLVYTLSYEATKLEEKRIPKINLKIKFTQNLTQPSHPSLVCHDLVPPGSLSSSPFLCPSSSADQETQRGRDREPTESWTRRRVVTTCRRLQVTESCLHLLQTESPNSTHHFGAEEAEGEVLCLSVILNLAAGRSDDDLRHLRLSQVHRRERKPRRQRPGARTGAPPLQPSSSSGHSHPPQRKPLRHCHRLNLLFKTPQEPQPKTSRTRRTHPFLHRRQSRIASAVIVDYRCLGEPLFDSLRIHHLLDLTTLVHACLKQLIVPFEPSSFTRGGAPSPSRSTSHRCRQDLDNPSSTHDNCIIGEEVD